From the genome of Solanum dulcamara chromosome 12, daSolDulc1.2, whole genome shotgun sequence:
GGAGTGAGAGGACCACTCACTTAGCATATACAGATGACACAATTGTTTTTGATAGTGCTGATAGCTACTCTTTAAGGATGATTATGAAGACTTTAAATGAGTATGAGAAGCAGTCTGGTTAGAAAATTAGCAAAGGAAAAAGTGCCTTTTATGTACATAACAAGGCTGCACAGGGGGATATCAGTAATATAGAGGAATGCACTGGATTTACTAGAGGATATTTCCGACTTATGTATCTTGGATGCCCCATAGGGCATGCCAAGAAGAGGAAAACACACTTTACTGAGCTTATGAAGAAGGTGCAAAATAAGGTAGAAGCTTGAAAGGGCAAGTTGCTCTCATTTGGAGGGAAAGTTGTACTAATATACAATGTGTTACAGAGTGATCCTATATATCAACTCTCAGCCATAATACCTTCTAAATGTGTTATACATGACCTTCATAGAGTATTTGCAAGATTTCTCTGGAACTTTAAGGAGGGAGGCAAAAGCAAACACTGGATTGCTTGGTCTGAGATTTGTTTACCTAAAAAGGAAGGTGGCCTGGGTTTTAGGTCTCTGTTTGACATTTCTAAAGCTTTATTTGCTAAAATTTGGTGGAACTTTAGAACTAAAAATTCGATGTGGTCACGGTTCATGTGGAATAAGTACTGCAAGAGACATAAACCTCAAGTGGTGGAATGGAGAGGGGGTTCACAAACATGGAAACATATGCTACTGGCTAGGGATCAAGTTGATCAAGAAATTTGGTGGCAACTTAACGGTGGACATTCTATCATCATGTTTGACAACTGGATCCAACTTGGAGCTCTAAATTACTATCTTCCTGTATCTTATACTAATGAATATCTGCAGGAAGACATTAGCATATTGATGAATGGAGGAGAGAGGAATGAAGACCTATTACATAATTTATTTCCTGATTATGTGGTGGATCGCATTATTAACAAGATTAGTATAGTGCAAGAAACTGAAGAAAGGAATTATCCATACTGGCTGCTAAATTCTTCTGGCAAGTTTACTGTTGAATCAGCATGGATGGATTTGAGGACACCAGGGATTGAACAGGAAGAATATCTGAATATTTGGGAGAAAGGTGTTCCTATCAAAATCTCTGGTTTCTCCTGGAGGTTAGTTAAAAAGAGACTTCCTATAGGTGAAGAATTAATCAGGATTGGTACTGCAGAGGAGGtgctttgttgttgttgtgaccTAATGACTAATGAGAGTTATCAACACCTGTTTGTAAGATATCCAGGTGCAAAGAAGCTGTGGGGAATCCTTGCTAGTGCTGCTGGGGTTGAGGGTCCTTTTATTCAACTTAAGGACACAATATATAAATGGTAGAGGGCTAATTGTGTGCCTAAGCTGAAACCACTCTTTAATGTTATCTCTGGGCTGATATGCTGGGAAATCTGGAAGAGGAGGAACAAACTGAGACATGGTGATAAAATGTCCTTCTATAGTATGATATCTGAAATAAACAGAAATATTCATCAACTTGCCACGGTTAAATATCCTTGGCTCAGAAATATACCAAAGGAATGGCCTAGTTTGGTTAGATTTCTAGAGGGATATAAGCCATGTGTTGTTCCAAAGGTGATCTACTGGAAGGCTCCAAATTAGGGTGCTACAAGTGTAACTCAGATGGAGCCTCTAAAGGAAATCTAGGACCAAGTGCTGGGGGATTTTGTATTAGAAACTGGAATGGTGAATTCATTTATGCAGAATATCATAATCTAGGGGTGAAAACTAGCTTGGAGGCTGAGGCTACGGTTATGGACAAAGGTTTACAGTACTGTTTGGATCAACAGTTAACACCTGTCATACTGGAAACTGACTCACTCattctagaaaatattttggatGGAATATGGGAAGTCCCCTGGTGCATCAGTCTGCTCATTAAGAAGATCAAATGGATGATGAAGAATGGAAATGTGGAGGTGAAACATGTTATGAGGGAGGGGAACAAAGTGGCAGATTTTTTAACTAACATTATCTTCTTTTTTGCAGGAACTGAAGTTAAAATATTCCATTCATTCCAGGAGATTCCAAGAGAAGGAAAGGCACTGATAACACTAGATGCTCAACAAGTTCCAAACATACGAATTACTAAAGTACAGAACACATATTTTGTTCAGTAAACTAGTAATGGAACATAATCTAGCAGGAGTATACAAGGAGACCAAAACAAACAGATCAATACACCCACCAAAATAGAATAAGTATGGACATTAAATCGAAGGAATTTAGACAGTGGTATTAGTTCCATAGGAACTCAATCTGTCAGATTCCAATGAATTAGGGAAAGTATAAATTCACAAGACAAGAAAGGATAGGATCTGCTTATCTGATAGGATGTCTGAAGATTCCAGGAGCAGATCCGTCAATGCATCAGTAGGGAGTCACTGCAACAAGGTATAAGATGTTATACACAACAACAAATCTGATAATATATAAAAGTCAAGAAGGGTACCTTCATCGAGCTGTTGCACATTTGAGCTAAAACGAGTTGAAGAAGTCTTCACTGAACAAGATTTCATGGCGCTAGTGAGAATTTTTAGCGTCTTTGATGTAGTCTATCCAAGCTCGATATAACTCAGGTTTGCATTTTGCTTAGATGAAGAATGTCATTCCCTTTTCATCATCTGCATTGGACCCATTAGCTACTGAGATTTAGTCATCTGCTATGGCCGACGAGTGAATGGAAGACGATGGGTCGGAGAAGCTTCCAGATTTTCTCCATTGTGGGAGAAATGAAGTTTCCTtttaattcttttcttttagttttcttttgctttctctattttgttttgttttattttgttttgtttcaaTGGACCGGATTTTGGTTTATGCCTTTGTACACTATTAcctgtttgaattgacttatttttaaaaagcttataacttgaaaaattatttataagttaaaaaaagggaaaatcaGCTAAATgtacaatattcaaaaaatatttaccatatagagcaacataattattttaaccatatatagcaaattgtttgaattaaattaacTCTCACACGCTATTTTCTCTTCCcctgtttctctccaaatttgctACACCAATATTCTCTCCAATCTTCTTACCCataattttctccaaaattaggGCAATACTTAGCTTCATAGCTTCTCAACCACAACTTTCTACAACATTTGTACTCTAATTTTGGAATTAAGTAACGTGTATTCGGTGGAATCTCACTTCTCAAAAGAAAACTTTTTGTTCTCCATAGccaaaaagaggaagaagaaaacttTTTGTTCTCCATAGCCAAAAAGAGAAAGAAGCAAACATGAGCAACAAATAGTATGATATTCAACAATATTCATGCGaaattttctccaaatttttttatttttattaccgattttcatttttttgattgCAGCGATTACTTGTTCAAACTATTGTTAATCGGCGATTTTTCTGTTGTCAAATCCTGTCTTCTTCTCAGATTTGCCATGTGTTCATCTATTTAACTTTGATCTCCTATGTTTACAgtttaattcaagtttaatgtgtgtgtaattcctttgttgttcaactttaattcatttttgtggcctcacagatcactgaaggctgATTTTGTTAGATACatgtttcattcgtgtctaatactctcctaattcaagtttaattcatttttgtggcttACAGAGAAGGCTGGTTTCATTAGCTACAGGTTTCAATCATCTCtaattctcttttaattcaagtttaatgtgagTTTAATTCCTTTGTTGTTcaactttaattcatttttgtggcctcacagatcactgaaggctgATTTTGTTAGATACatgtttcattcgtgtctaatactcttctaattcaagtttaattcatttttgtggcttACAGAGAAGGCTGATTTCATTAGCTACAGGTTTCAGtcgtctctaattctcttttaatttaagtttaatGTGAGTTTAATTCCTTTGTTGTTcaaatttaattcatttttgtggcctcatagatcactgaaggttggttttgttagctacatgtttcattcgtttctaattctcttctaattcaagtttaattcatttttgtggcttATAGAGAAGGCTGATTTCATTAGCTACAGGTTTCAGtcgtctctaattctcttttaattcaagtttaatgtgtgtgtaattcCTTTGttgttcaattttaattaatatactGTGGAGAGGCAGGCCACTTTGCTAGGGAATGTACTAGCCAATCCGTGAACTGATCATATATATgatctttctcttttttctatCCCATCCTCTAAGTACTTATTTTCTTTGTAGTGACATATTTTTCCAGTTGTTATTTGATTAGCTATATGATCAGTTAAGTTTTTGATTGATGGATTTATAtacaagtatataaaaaaaCTAAAGGTTAAATTCTTGCACTTCAGGAAAATCTTTTATGcttataataaatatgataCTATATATTATACACAGAGACACTCATATATTTGTGTTTAATGGgaaaaacttgagaattcacatgATGCATGATGCTGATTAAGTTGAGTGACTTCAGTTGTGAGCCTACTAATAAGTTTGTCCTACTATATTGCCCTTTATTTGGAATCTTTGTGATCTTTGCTTGTGTttatatttctattttcttatttgtttaTCGAGAATATACTAATTTTTTGGTCAAagtaatagcaacaacaacatagccAAACAGAACACTGGTTTAATTTCTAAATCAGCATTTTCATTGGCATCTTCAAAAAAATATGCAGGAGAAAAACATGGCTAATCTGGCTGTGCTACTTTACTTCAATGGCCGATGGGATTCTATCAAcaagtatattaattacttggcaGATGGTGTGTTGATAAATACCGATTCAACATTTGCTAGCCTCATTTCTGTGATTGCTGCTCAATTGTCAATAGATACATTaacaagtaaagttgaaatcagATATAAGATTGATGAAAGGTCTCCTCCAATTCAAATTCATAACGATATGGGAGTAAAAGTGTATATTGAAACAAAAAAGGAACATAGAGATATGTCAAAATACCCTTTATGTGTCACAATCACTGAATCAGTCAACTTGGAGAGTGATTCCACCTTAATTCCACTATTATGTTCAGACACTTCAGAAGACATGAGGATTACACACAATTCATACTTTTCTAATGCATTTAGTGGTATCGGTGATGCGCTAGAGTTAATTGGTTTTGGATCATGTGAGGAAGTTGATGAGCAAGAGGAAATACAACCAGACATCATTATTAACCCCAATCaatctttttttgagaaagatcaagtttacaaaaataaatatgtccTTACCAGTGCACTAAAAAGATATTTCATTCTTAAACACTTCGaattcaagacattgagatcaaGCTCAACATGGTaagactcaaattcaagttagtttatactattgattgtctattactaatttttttttcaacaacTATTCAATACAATGCCTTGGAGAAAACTGTAGTTGAAATTTACGCGCTTCAAGCGTGAATAAATCTCAAATGTTCGCTATTAGAGATTTTGAAAGCGAACACACGTGTTTGTTGCTACATAATTCATTATCggaaagacaagcaacaaagaCAGTTGTTGGGAGTATTATTGTTGACAAATGCATTGATCCAGATGCCAACTACACACCAAGAGATATACAAAATGACATGTTACAGGAATATGGTGTGCGGCTCACATATATGCAAGCTTGGAGAGCTAAAGAAAAAGCTCTTGAATTAGTCCGAGGTGATCCAGCTCAATCATATGCAAAGTTGCCAAGTTACTTTCACATACTAGAGGCAACTTACCCTGGTTCTTATATAAGATTGCACAAATCAGAGGATGACCATTTTCTATATGCATTTGTAGCACTGTTTACATCAATAAAAGGATGGGAGTATTGTAGACcaattgtagttgttgatggaaCTTTTCTAAAAGGGGCATACAAAGGGACAATGCTAACAGCTAATACCTTAGATGCAGCAGGTGAGACTTTTCGAATACAAtactatttttctataaatgaaattctaattttaatttatattaaaagtCTGCACAatgtattaaaagtgtattacacatgaaacaaaaatgtattaaaaatgtattaaaCATTATACCTGATGTAGGGAGTATACTACCTCTTGCTTATGCCATTGTTGATTCAGAGAATGATGCATCTTGGAGGTGGGTTTTTGAACAATTCAGAGAGGCATTTGGTCAAAGATCAGAGATGTGTATCGTTTCGGATAGGCATGCAAGCATTATTAACGCAACTTCAACTGTCTATGATGAAATACCTCATTTCGCGTGTATATGGCACTTGTTGCAAAACATAATGAAAAACTTAAGAAAGAGTCAGCAAAAGGTAACAGAATTGTTCTACTCTATGGCAAAAACATACACCATGATAGAGTTTAATCAACATATGGAAATTGTTGAAAAGATAGATAAGAGGATTAAAGACTACTTGCTGAACATTGAATACAACAAATGGTCACGTGTTCATGCTCAGGTAAATAGGACTTGGATGATGACATCAAACATTGCAGAATCAgtcaattcaagaacaagacatgccaaaattcTTACAGTCTTGCACCTCCTAAAATTCATGAGACAACTTGTTCAAAAATGGAATAACAATAACAGGTCAAAGGCAATATTTTCAGAATTTTACCTTGGgaaaaagtatgaaaaaattctACAACATAACAAAACTGCATCGGAGAAATTAAGAGTATGGTATCTGTAAATTTctttttgttaatattttttcttctgattCACATGTAATATCTCTCTTgcttatattttttcttattttttataggTTAGGGAGACAAATGAATATGTGTATATAGTACTTGATGGCATTACACGATTCACGGTATGTCTTCAACAACGTACATGCACATGTGGGAGATTTCAATTGGATGAGCTGCCATGTCCACATGCTTTGGCTGTTTTAACAACAAAACACACTagttatgaaaaatattgttcTGAATACTACACAAGAGGGAATTTATTGTTGACATACCAGTTTCACTTGAATCCCCTCCCAGATGAAAGCACCTGGAATATACCAACACACGTTCTTAAAGAGGTTGTACTTCCACCACTTGGAAAGAGACTTTCTGGGAGGCCAAAATATAAAAGACACAAACAATTGAGAGAAGATggattcaaaaaattaaaaataacatgcagCTATTGTGGACAACAAGGTCACAATAGGAAGACTTGCAAGAATGTTAGGCCTTTGGATTAAGAATAAAGAATgacatttgaaataaataataaactcTGTTTGTTTTAGGGCATTAGTTTGCTATAAGAATTAAttttttagttcaagtctaattcatttttgtgttctatGGATTACTAGAGGCTTTTTCGATAGCTACATTTTCCATTCTTGTCTAATTCTCTTCcaattcaactttagtgtgcatgtaattcatttttgtgtttttatagatcactgaaggctttttcattagccacacttttcattcgtgtctaattctattctaattcaactttaatatgtatgtaatttattttttattcaagtttaattcagtttttattcaagtttaattcataatgcatgttTTTTTAACgagaacagaccctacacgaggctcccacctctcgtgcatagtcaggggttgagcagcacccccaagccttaatataaataaaataataataaaatacatagaGGAGGACATAAACATTACCTCTGAATAATAGATGGAAAAGCGATAAACCTATGaaaggactcctctcgatacattGCGactaagaaaaaatataaataagggagactctccccttccatgtaaatacaagaaataaactacactagtcctattcaactaagctaTATTAcaaacatagctaaattgaagaagagcaagtatatgaaacttcccATTTCCACGGATCGAGAGCGATCGTGTCATCATTGTGCTTCTTAGGTTTTTCGTACCGAGTTTGTCCATGAGATGTGAATGCTTCATGCAATGAAAGTAACTGCCTTCATAGTGGTGATCGGCTGCCTTTTTCGAGGtagctcgactaacgtttccgaTTATCCATTCGaattgaaacttcttgggctctgcaatttttggagttgctGTAATCTTGCAAAATTTGGAGCATTTTTGGTGATGGGTGATGCAATTTATTGAGGGCTGTTGGTTGTTTTTCAGTTTGTGTGTTGCTTCTGGCTATGATGTTGTTGCAGCCCTGGAAGTTATAGGTGCTGCAGTTCTGCCtttgtacctgcacaaacaacTAAACCCAAGGAATCCCCAAGATTGTTTGGTATTGTTGAATGTTGCAATGCTCCATAGTTGCTGCAATTGGTTTAGCTCTGTGAAACCTGCACAAACTAGTAAGCAACCACAAGCAAAAGAGGGTGATGAACTACTGGTACAGATCTGTATTGGATGATGTATTTGATTGCTATGGTTGGATTTTATGGTGTTGCATGTTACTCTCAGCAAGGATCCCTGCATTGTGATCCACCATTCTTTTTATGCTCCATGTATTGGAATTGTTGCTGCACAGCCAAACTCAAAACCACACTAAAGGTTAGTTGTTGCTTGCAAGCTGATAGTGCTTTCATGTGCTGCAGTTCAGAGTGTGCCAAACTCAAAACCACACTGAAGGCTTTTTTATTAGCTAcaattttcattcgtgtctaattctattctaattcaactttaatatgtatgtaatttattttttattcaagtttaattcagtttttattcaagtttaattcataatacaggtttcagtttgataaaACTACTGAAACACATCACTGAAGgatttttcattagctacaattttcattcgtgtctaattctcttctaattcaactttagtgtgtatgtaattcatttttgtgtttctagagatcactgaaggctttttcattagccacacttttcattcgtgtctaattctattctaattcaactttaatatgtatgtaatttattttttattccagtttaattcatttttcattcaagtttaattcataatgcaggtttcagtttgataacactactgaAACACTTTAACATTAACGTAGCTATGTATtgcattattaaaaaaaagatatattttacatgaacaaaaaactatattaaaattatattttacgTGTacaaaaatcattttaaaaaggATAGCACAAAACAATCTTCAAAATCTAACTAATACATCAGCTATAAACTGTTTTTAGACAACATAGTTTTCATATACATTTTAACTAATATaactacatttatttatttatgtggtcTTTCATCTTCACTTTGAATGTTACTCTTTTGCTTCTTCACTGCATATTCTCATAGTAGAGCCCCAAACCTCTTTCGGAGACTGTCTGCACTTAgttgttgatttgcaatatcctGGTCATTGTTCACTAACTTCGCAAATGCAGCCACAAAAACTCCACAGTccctataaaatttaaaatataaaattattataaaaatactattgagTTTAATAAGACCAATACAAAAGAtagtatttatttgataaacaaTTAAACTTACAATGAATCTTCTTGTTGTCTTGGAATCCCTTCAGTTATGAACTTACATTTAATGAGCTCAAACTCATTTTTCCATTGTATTtaggtgatttcttcaatttaggACGCTTATCATAGAACTTGACCACACTCAAATAGTATGGTAAAACCGATGAAATCATGCCAGCAGCGTTTTGAGTTAGAAAATTCACCCCCCTCTAGCCAAAAATGAATCATACACCTTCAAACAcctttcaacaatatcaaacacaacaaaaatCCAATGATAACCCTCTTTAATATTTACTGGAAAGAGAACATAATCCACTTTGTCCCATGGGGTGCTTGCCAACAAATGGCGTCCGCATATATACTCAGCAATAGTATCTGAAGTTTTGATTCcaaatttcttcttattttcatgAGCTtcataaagttgaaaataagattGAGCAATCTTTGTCTTGAATAGACAATCAGTAGTTGTAAATCGAATATTATTGTTGGTTTCATACTTCCCCTTTtttctaatataataaaaaatcacGTCAAGATGCTGCAAAAGATTTAAAATAATGTCAAGTCTCAGATAATACTTCAAATCTGTAGCAACTGTCAGTCAATTCAGTGAGCTCATTAAAGCTTGTCCAGAAAAATAGGAGAAGAAGTTGATTTAGAAAAATGAGAGTGTTCAACTGGAGTTTACATAACTAACCTCATCATTCCATGCTTGACCAGAATGTGCCCATTTGAAAAACCATTCTTTTGCTTATACATTGCAAACACCTAATTCAAATGCTGGCTTGAGGACATTAATAGCATCTGGATACGGTTTCTTTCCCCTTTAAAgcataaaaaatgaaattttcaatcaattaactcatttaaactaaagaaattttttgacatataaaacaacaaacataaataaattaccTCTTTTTTGTACCCTTATAAAGCCACACAGTGAATGAATCTATCAAATCAGATTCATCATCTACTCCGATTGCAAGTGAAAAGGGATGTTTTATCTCAAATATTTGACGTGTTACATATAAAGTCCCTCCAGATTCAAAATGCTGTATATAAGGAGATTTAATTGACTTTCCTGGTATTTTTTTCCTTGCATGCTTTCTTGGTGTcgctttctttttattttcatcaacgactgctttctttttctttttgttttcctcAATAGTGGctgcctttttctttttgtttttctccACAGTGGCTTTCTTTCTTAGGTATGATGCTTCTGCCTTACGGATCTGGGAAAGATCTTCAGCACACAATATGAAGTCATCAAGCGTTTGAGGAGTTTTTTGACAACCCTTTGCCACATCGGCATCAGTAGACGCACCACAATCTAGTTCACCTTTGTTAACTACACTACTATTAGGTTGTGCCTCAACTGAATTAAGATCAACAACCTCTTCTcctatatacaaaataaatctTTTAGTAATGCATTAAGGGAGGAGTAGGTAGAGTAATTAGAGATCAAAGAGGTTTATTTGAACTTTCAAAATAAAACTAATACCATTTATATCATCAACAACCTCAGATAAAACTTGTTCAATAGCAATTCCTGCAACATCTTCATCTGTACATAACATTAACAATTTAAACAAAGTTGAATGAAAGaatatgaaatatgtattatatttgtattaaaccCTTCATTACCAATTTTGCTTTCAGAATTCCCAACAGTAGCAAATTTAACGATAGCTTTACACACTTGAGATTTTTTATGCTGAGCAGATTCTACAACTTGAGTGTCATGCCCTCTTGACACATGTATTGATACATCAACACAAGGATAAAATGCTGTgtgtaattaaaatatattacaaaAAAAACATGTGAAGAAAAATTTGGGGAAAAGTGGGAAACTAATCAATTTTGACAGATAATGTTCTATGTTGCTAGGACTTTTCAAAAATACAGTTAGGTGCGTGTTGGATCCTCCAAGAATAGTGCATTTTTAGAAGACCCAACATGGGTGTGACAATATTTTTGGAGAGTCTAAGCAAAATAGGCCATTTTTGATTCCTTGAGGAGAGTAAGAGAGAAGGAAGATTGAAAAAGCCAAATGAATAATTACCCAACTATCGTGCTGTTATTacaattttctaatttatttcaCTACCAAACTTGGAAAATGGATGACACCTATCCACTTTTACTTCCACTTCTCTTTATCCCAAGTTACACATAGAATTCTATAAGTATAAGCATTTCCATTATCATGGGGATATATTTTAGCTAGAACAGAGAatttttaacatattaaaaatctccaacttcaaacaacAAGCTCTGTTACAATGAAAAATCTCCTCCATCTCATTTACATCCAATTTCTCTATTCAAGATACTTTAACCAAATTTATGGAGTGAAATAGAAGACGATTAAATAGACACTACATTAGAGTATGAAAATTACTAAAGCTAAACTATATATGACAGTGCTAGTCAATGTCACTTGAAAACTATAGCACACAAACAATTTTAGTTTGGTAAAAGAACTCATCCACATTAGCACAGAGAATACAAGCACGCAATCTACTATTCAACTCCGCAATGCCTATGATTATGAATAGTAACACTAGCAGCTAAaccatatacaacaacaacataccctgtGTATGAGGAATGTAGAGTCTTCGCAGAACCTACCCCTACTTTGGGAGGTAGAGTCAACTTTAGTGTGTAcgtaattcatttttgtgtttctatggatcactgaaggctttttcattagccacacttttcattcgtgtttaattctattctaattcaactttaatatgtatgtaatttattttttattcaagtttaattcataatgcatgtttcagtttgataacactactAAAACACATCACTGAatgctttttcattagctataattttcattcgtgtctaattcatAAAAATGTAACTCTCTACATTAGCACAGAGAATACAAGCACATAGTCCACTATTCAGTTCCAAGGTCTATGATTATAAATAGTAATACTAGCAGGTAAAACCATGCAGCAAATTATATTCATAGTCAAAGTTCACCATTCTTCTAAGTGAAAACATGTGAATAAAAAATCAAGCTTAAACTACAACTTAGATAAGTAAAAACTCTAACAGTAAGTAAACTTAAGTCCCTGCCAGCAAGCAAAACaatataatatagatgtatttaaaacataaaagaacCTCCATTGAAGTCTAATCCACCAGAAAATGTCTCGCCAGCCTTTTTGTTGGATGATTCCTTGGCTTTTTGAGTAAAAGA
Proteins encoded in this window:
- the LOC129875724 gene encoding uncharacterized protein LOC129875724: MCIVSDRHASIINATSTVYDEIPHFACIWHLLQNIMKNLRKSQQKVTELFYSMAKTYTMIEFNQHMEIVEKIDKRIKDYLLNIEYNKWSRVHAQVNRTWMMTSNIAESVNSRTRHAKILTVLHLLKFMRQLVQKWNNNNRSKAIFSEFYLGKKYEKILQHNKTASEKLRVCLCVASGYDVVAALEVIGAAVLPLYLHKQLNPRNPQDCLVLLNVAMLHSCCNWFSSVKPAQTSKQPQAKEGDELLVQICIG